From Musa acuminata AAA Group cultivar baxijiao chromosome BXJ3-8, Cavendish_Baxijiao_AAA, whole genome shotgun sequence, one genomic window encodes:
- the LOC103996199 gene encoding SNF1-related protein kinase regulatory subunit beta-2 yields MGTISSVARGGGEEGQGGSCHSQGEAEDLMGQGPPRSPSGAARLPLLFTPQIPVPPLQGREEMHSPSDSRMPNSITYEDVLDDQGIPTMITWIHGGMEVFVEGSWDNWKTKKSLQRSGKDFTVMMVLPSGFYRYRFIVDGEWRYASDVPWMNDDMGNGHNILDLKAFVPEDLRGVAGLEMPRSPESSYNNWPLGSEDYSKEPPLVPPQLHLTLLNSPATVDCTASLTKPPHVALNHLYIQKEKSGQPVVALGKTHRFNSKFVTVILYRSLAR; encoded by the exons ATGGGGACTATAAGTAGCGTCGCCAGGGGAGGTGGAGAGGAAGGGCAGGGAGGGAGCTGTCATTCTCAGGGAGAGGCAGAGGATTTGATGGGGCAGGGCCCTCCCCGGAGTCCCAGTGGCGCGGCCCGCTTACCTCTGCTCTTCACTCCTCAG ATTCCCGTGCCCCCGTTGCAGGGACGAGAGGAGATGCATTCACCAAGTGACTCACGGATGCCAAACTCCATTACGTATGAGGATGTCCTCGATGACCAAGGGATTCCAACGATGATCACCTGGATCCATGGTGGCATGGAAGTCTTCGTGGAAGGATCCTGGGATAACTGGAAGACAAA GAAATCCTTGCAAAGATCAGGCAAGGATTTTACAGTCATGATGGTGCTTCCTTCAGGTTTCTACCGATACAGATTCATAGTTGATGGAGAATGGCGATATGCCTCTGATGTCCCATGGATGAATGATGATATGGGGAATGGCCACAACATTTTGGACTTGAAG GCATTTGTTCCCGAGGATTTGAGAGGTGTTGCTGGGTTGGAAATGCCTCGATCCCCGGAGTCGAGCTACAACAACTGGCCGCTTGGTTCAGAGGACTACAGCAAAGAACCACCACTCGTACCTCCACAGTTACACCTCACCCTCCTTAATTCACCGGCCACCGTGGACTGCACCGCCTCTCTCACGAAGCCTCCCCACGTGGCACTAAATCATCTCTACATTCAGAAAGAAAAGAGTGGTCAGCCTGTCGTGGCACTCGGGAAAACTCATAGGTTTAATTCCAAGTTTGTCACCGTGATTCTCTACAGGTCCTTGGCAAGGTAA
- the LOC135644768 gene encoding TPD1 protein homolog 1-like, producing MGWFKRRVPWWLTAALLSVVSLSLSLSSFLHYGARCRVGGAVHFPGSYRMAEPRKLLGIGGGSEEGTRAERMGEEECSKDDILLYQGATAPLPNGIPTYTVQILNACPTRCSVADIHVRCGWFSSARLINPLLFRRLRFDDCLVNDGAALASGESLSFQYANTYRYPLSVSSVACC from the exons ATGGGCTGGTTCAAGCGGCGGGTACCCTGGTGGTTGACCGCGGCGTTGTTAAGCGtcgtctccctctccctctccctctcctcctttctCCATTACG GGGCCCGCTGCCGTGTAGGAGGAGCCGTCCACTTTCCCGGCAGCTATCGGATGGCCGAACCGCGGAAGCTTCTCGGAATTG GAGGGGGATCGGAGGAGGGAACGAGGGCGGAGAGGATGGGGGAGGAGGAATGCTCCAAGGACGACATCCTGCTGTACCAGGGGGCGACGGCGCCGCTGCCAAATGGGATCCCGACGTACACGGTGCAGATCCTGAACGCGTGCCCAACGAGGTGCTCGGTGGCGGACATCCACGTGAGGTGCGGCTGGTTCAGCTCCGCCCGCCTCATAAACCCCCTCCTCTTCCGCCGCCTCCGCTTCGACGACTGTCTCGTCAACGATGGCGCAGCCCTCGCCTCCGGTGAGAGCCTCTCCTTCCAGTACGCCAATACCTACCGCTATCCTCTGTCCGTATCCTCCGTCGCCTGCTGCTGA
- the LOC135646070 gene encoding zinc transporter 2-like, which translates to MAKSPFPFVLILLLLSLAVAVSAHGGSGGGDDDADADSDGNKPDLRSKSLILTKVWCLIVIFFATFLPGVSPYFLKWNEAFLALGTQFAGGVFLGTAMMHFLSDSDETFEDLTDKDYPFAFMLACAGFAITLLADCIISVVVARGRSVRDVENGQESSHQSKQVTTGGVSQSQQEVGQCTGDHSVASLLRDANSLGDSILLIFALCFHSVFEGIAIGVADTKADAWKALWTISLHKVFAAIAMGIALLRMMPNRPLLSCAAYSFAFAISSPIGVAIGIIIDATTQGRVADWIYAISMGLATGVFIYVSINHLLAKGYKPQKPVAADTPFIRWFAVVLGIGVIAVVMIWDT; encoded by the exons ATGGCCAAATCCCCATTCCCCTTCGTCCTCATCCTGCTCCTCCTATCCCTCGCCGTCGCCGTCTCCGCCCACGGTGGCagtggcggcggcgacgacgatgCGGACGCCGACTCCGATGGCAACAAGCCGGATCTCCGATCTAAGTCGCTGATCCTCACCAAGGTCTGGTGCCTCATCGTGATCTTCTTTGCGACCTTCCTCCCCGGCGTATCCCCCTACTTCTTGAAGTGGAACGAGGCGTTCCTCGCCCTCGGCACCCAGTTCGCCGGCGGCGTCTTCCTGGGGACGGCCATGATGCACTTCCTCAGCGACTCTGACGAGACCTTCGAGGATCTCACCGACAAGGACTACCCCTTCGCCTTCATGCTGGCTTGCGCTGGCTTCGCCATCACCTTGCTCGCCGACTGCATCATATCAGTCGTGGTGGCAAGGGGGCGGAGCGTCCGAGACGTGGAAAACGGGCAag AAAGTTCGCATCAGAGTAAACAGGTCACGACAGGCGGAGTCTCCCAATCCCAACAAGAG GTCGGACAGTGCACCGGTGATCATTCTGTGGCATCTCTACTTCGTGATGCTAATTCACTTGGAGATAGCATATTGTTGATTTTTGCCTTGTGCTTCCACTCGGTTTTCGAAGGAATAGCGATTGGCGTCGCAG ATACCAAAGCTGATGCATGGAAAGCTTTGTGGACTATCAGCCTGCACAAGGTGTTTGCAGCCATCGCCATGGGCATAGCTCTTCTGAGGATGATGCCAAACCGTCCGCTTCTCTCCTGCGCCGCCTACTCGTTCGCTTTTGCAATCTCCAGCCCCATCGGGGTGGCGATTGGCATCATAATAGATGCAACCACGCAAGGCCGCGTGGCAGACTGGATTTACGCCATCTCCATGGGACTCGCAACTGGGGTCTTCATATACGTATCCATAAACCACCTGCTCGCTAAAGGCTATAAGCCACAGAAACCGGTTGCTGCAGACACGCCTTTTATAAGATGGTTTGCTGTAGTGTTAGGAATTGGGGTGATAGCTGTTGTGATGATATGGGATACATGA
- the LOC135644434 gene encoding phospholipase A1-II 5-like: MAQKIGADTRSWPELLGSEHWSGLLDPLDQSLRVFLLQCGDMCQVTADSFIGDDHSKYRGMCRYRPSTLLDQVFFPYAANYDVKEYLYAMSQIPLFQTKESNWMGYIAVSKDSYTKLTRRREIYVVWRGSGRLSEWLEDITTGLVPLDPDNQDVKVMQGWNDIYTLKDCDSQFPCNATSAREQLLSKLSELVELYKNESLSIVCVGHSLGGALAILSSFDIVNKGLSKIEGKEEEYFPVCAVVFENPKVGNKAFNDRFEKLPNLRALRVRNSLDIVPYWPFSIDFVDTGSVLDIVALMSPYLKIPVNYHDLQVVLHTVAWWPWMGGEFDLEVKRSLALVNKGGVCWADGPYSAHVGFISPQPTLSLNLTLIKIRGVWWLRFRGRLKL, encoded by the coding sequence atgGCGCAAAAGATTGGCGCGGATACACGATCCTGGCCTGAGCTCCTCGGATCCGAGCACTGGTCCGGCCTTCTCGACCCTCTCGACCAATCCCTTCGCGTCTTCCTCCTCCAATGCGGTGACATGTGTCAGGTCACCGCCGATTCCTTCATCGGCGACGACCACTCCAAGTACCGTGGCATGTGCCGCTACCGCCCCAGCACCCTCCTCGACCAAGTGTTCTTCCCCTACGCGGCCAACTACGACGTCAAGGAGTACCTCTACGCCATGTCGCAAATTCCGTTATTCCAGACCAAGGAGTCCAATTGGATGGGCTACATCGCCGTCTCCAAGGACTCGTACACGAAACTTACCAGGCGCCGCGAGATCTACGTCGTATGGCGCGGCTCAGGACGGCTGTCGGAGTGGCTCGAGGACATCACGACCGGTCTCGTGCCATTGGACCCCGACAACCAAGATGTGAAGGTCATGCAAGGCTGGAACGACATCTACACGTTGAAAGACTGCGATTCGCAATTTCCATGCAACGCAACCAGTGCAAGGGAGCAGTTACTGAGTAAGTTAAGCGAGCTAGTGGAGCTATACAAGAACGAGAGCCTTAGCATAGTGTGCGTTGGCCACAGCTTGGGAGGCGCCCTCGCCATCTTGAGTTCTTTCGATATAGTGAACAAAGGACTGTCCAAGATAGAAGGCAAGGAGGAGGAGTACTTCCCAGTATGTGCCGTGGTGTTTGAGAACCCCAAAGTTGGGAACAAGGCCTTCAATGATAGGTTTGAGAAGCTGCCCAACCTTCGAGCTCTACGTGTCCGGAATTCTTTGGACATCGTTCCATATTGGCCATTTTCAATCGACTTCGTTGACACCGGCTCAGTTCTGGACATAGTGGCCCTGATGTCGCCCTACTTGAAAATCCCTGTGAATTACCACGACCTGCAAGTGGTCCTCCACACGGTGGCCTGGTGGCCCTGGATGGGCGGCGAGTTCGACTTGGAGGTGAAGAGGAGCCTGGCGCTGGTGAACAAGGGGGGCgtctgttgggctgatggcccatattcagcccatgtgggttttatcagcccacagcccacactctctcttaacctaaccctaattaagattaggggggtgtggtggctgcgttttagaggcagattaaagctataa